In Oncorhynchus gorbuscha isolate QuinsamMale2020 ecotype Even-year linkage group LG03, OgorEven_v1.0, whole genome shotgun sequence, the DNA window gtaggctacagtagactggctacattaggctacagtagattacagtaggctacagtagactGACTACATTAGGCTACAGTAGACTGACTACATTAGGCTACATTaggctacagtaggctacagtagattacagtaggctacagtagactgactacattaggctacagtagattacagtaggctacagtagactggctacattaggctacagtagattacagtaggctacagtagactgactacattaggctacagtatattacattagGCTACAGTAGACTGACTATATTaggctacagtaggctacagtagactgactacattaggctacagtagattacagtaggctacagtagactgagtacattaggctacagtatattacattaggctacagtagattacattaggctacagtagactgactacattaggctacagtagaatacagtagactacagtaggctacagtagactgactacattaggctacagtagactacagtaggctacagtacactgactacaTTAGGCTACAGTAGATTACAATAGGTTACATGTATATTACATTAGGCTACAGTAGACTACATTAGGCTACAGTGGATTACAGTAGACACCAGTAGACCGCAGTAGACTGACTACATTAGGCTACAGTAGACTACATTaggctacagtagactacagtagactgcAGTAGATTACAGCAGACTACAGTAGGCTGCATTAGACTGACTACATTAGGCTACAGTAGACTACATTAggctacagtagattacagtaggctacagtagactaCATTAGGCTATAGTAgattacagtaggctacagtagactacagtagggtaTGTTATGCTACAGTAGAAAGTAAAAGTGAGAAACGTCTATTTGTAATGTGCAAGCGACAAAGTGTATGTGGTTAGGGTATCAATGTGTGTGGAGGCTAGGAGTTAGGACACAGATATGGTAATGTAtggaggctaggggttagggcaCAGATATGATAATGTGGTGGAGGCTAGGTGCTAGGGCACAGATATGATAATGTGGTGGAGGCTAGGGGCTAGGGCACAGATATGGTAATGTGGTGGAGGCTAGGGGCTAGGGCACAGATATGGTAATGTGTGTAGGAGCTAAGGTACAGATATGGTAATGTGGTGGAGGCTAGGGGCTAGGGCACAGATATGGTAATGTGtggaggctaggggttagggtacagataTGGTCATGTGTGGaggctaggggttaggttacatATATGGTAATGTATGtggaggctaggggttagggtacagataTGATAATGTATGGAGGCTAGGGATTAGGGCACAGATATGGTAATGTGGTGGAGGCTAGGGGCTAGGGCACATATATGGTAATGTGGTGGTGGCTAGGGGCTAGGGCACAGATATGATAATGTAtggaggctaggggttagggcaCAGATATTGTAATGTGGTGGAGGCTAGGGGCTAGGGCACAGATATGGTAATGTATGTAGGGGCTAAGGCACAGATATGGTAATGTGTGGAGGCTAGGGGCTAGGGTACAGATATGGTAATGTGTGGAGGCTAAGGGTTAGGGTACAGATATGGTAATGTGTGGAGGCTAGGGGCTAGGGTACAGATATGGTAATGTGGtggaggctaggggttagggtacagataTGGTCATGAGTGGAGGCTAGGGGCTAAGGCACAGATATGGTAATGTGTGGAGGCTAGGGGCTAAGGCACAGATATGGTAATGTGTGGAGGCTAGGGGCTAGGGTACAGATATGGTAATGTGtggaggctaggggttagggtacagataTGGTAATGTGtggaggctaggggttagggtacagataTGGTAATGTGtggaggctaggggttagggtacagataTGGTAATGTGtggaggctaggggttagggtacagataTAGTAATGTGtggaggctaggggttagggtacagataTGGTAATGTGTGGAGGCTAGGGATTAGGGTAATGTGtggaggctaggggttagggtacagataTGGTAATGTGtggaggctaggggttagggtacagataTAGTAATGTGTGGAGGCTAGGGTACAGATATAGTAATGTGTGGAGGCTAGGGTACAGATATAGTAATGTGTGGAGGCTAGAGTACAGATATTGTAATGtggaggctaggggttagggtacagataTAGTAATGTGtggaggctaggggttagggtaatgtgTGGAGGCTAGAGTACAGATATTGTAATGtggaggctaggggttagggtaatgtgTGGAGGCTAGAGAACAGATATTGTAATGTGGAGGCTAGGGGTTAGGCCACAGATATGGCAAGTCCCAGAGATGATGGGGTATTGATGTTTAGTTCACGTGTAAGTTCTTATGAATTGTGCCCTAGAAAGAAACGCTTGCAGTAACCAAGGACAAGCAAGGAACAGCGGTGTGCCACACCACTGCCCTCCCCAGTGCATTGTTTAACCATGGATTCTTCTGTCAAGCACTGTACACAATAATATCGCTGCAAATAGTCATGTAGTTCTATTATACACATATTATGGGTAAATGCTAACCTATGATGCAAATAATattccttatattgtatattttTGAGAAATATATTTCAACATTAAAAACAAGACAAGGATGAGGTCATGTCTCTGCCACAACTTCAACGTAATGCCCGCATATCTTTTTTTACCTGTATGACTTTATGTACAAACACAAATCAGAGAGGTGTCTAAGGCCCTATGTACTAAAACCAAAGACAAAGCACTCCTGTATTAAGAATTCATCTTTCATATTTTTAAGcttcatgtgtttgtattgatACGAGTTTTGCAAGACATGAAGACTACTTTGTATAACAGTGGTAATATATTGTGGTCTGTTTTCTTACTGATCTTTATAATGTAGTAATATATTTTCTCACATGCAGCTAGGAAAGTGAAAGTAAAAAGGAATCATTGAGGAAAATAATCTTGTTATAtgctatttttttaaagaaagcttTGTATGCACAAATGAATATAATAAAACAAAAGTTGTGGTACCAAATCTGATTTCTGCTCATTGGATTTACTCTCTCGGTTTCTAAACTGTACGCATGAATTTAAAGCCTTGTGTATTTtgcttatttttatttattgaacctttatttaactaggcaagtcagttaagaacaaattcttattttcaatgacggcctcggaacagtgggttaactgcctgttcaggggcagaacgacacatttgtaccttgtcagcttggggatttgaacttgcaaccttctggttactagtccaacgctctacccactaggccaccctgccgccccacttttCAAGAGCAAGGTCTAAAAACAAAAACGTCACAGACATGTTCTCATTAAAAAAGTAACCATCTTTATTAGTTGAACATCCCCttattctcccccccccccattttagaATTTTGGCATTTGAAAAATACATACATTTCCTCAATTTCATCCCCTAAAAGGCATGATTCAGTCATATTCCTTCAGCatacaaaacatgtttttttgttttgtttttttacacctCACCATCTGTTTTCACCTTTCTCCattgtagcctggtctcagatctggttgagCTATTGCCAAGTCATTgctgtcattgtcaagccaaacatgtttggcatgacaatgaatgacaggAAGTTagcatgatagcacaaacagattgGCACTCAGGCGGTCTCCATTGCCCTTTAGTGCAATAACCCAGTTCAAATACAATTCAAAAGATCTAACCAGCAGAactaaatgaaacaaaacaatCCCCTAACTTGGAAATACCACACAAGCTTATCGCTTTTACACACTCTAGAAATAACAAACTCCAAAACCAAATTTCAAGTAATTTCATCAGCTTAATTATAAAGTCTATGACAACAAGAGGCTGTGCTTTGGAATGTAAACGCCATTACGAAGATACCCAACACAATAGGACAGTGAGTGAGTTAATGACGTTTTAGTCATGCCGACCTGGTTAATACTACAGTGGCTGTCATTAAAGATCCCTTTAGCAAGCCATTACGGAGTTATTAAGTCCAAGTTGGGCCTCCGGACGGAGGTCCTTACACTGTGCTAGTGTGCTGTGTACTTGGCAAGACTATGCTCTCAGTATTACATTTTTAACAATCATGTCAACAACGTCGTACTTCGACATGATAGTTGGATACACCAGCTAATCATGCTCTAGCAAAACATttgtagtcccccccccccataattAAGGGCAGTAAAATGTTCGATCCCAAAGGAAAAAACAAACCTGCCTTTTTATGGACTTTCGAATCATATATTACTACTCGTGTTTAATCTTGTACTAGTATAAATGCTTAGTAAATCAGTGGGCAACACCCAAACGGAGTGTATTAACTTATGATAGTACCTGCTGACAGTAACTATCCCTTATTAAAAAGCAGAAAAATCAGAGATACAAACAATAGCCCTATGTACCATTTGAGGTGCAAACAAATTGTCTTAGGCACATCCCTCGACTAGTCCTGTCCCAGATATAAATAGCAGAAAGCAAATCTCCCTTCTTGCGCAATAAAATATCGGTCACTTTATACATTCCTACTGTGCCAAGTCCCTGAAATCATAGGACCCACACCAAAGGACACTTAAAAATGTAAGCGAACGCTCAAGGACTAGCACAGCAGGATACGTAGTCAATTCAGTAGTAACACCGGTAACTGTGCTCAAGCAAAAGGATAACTAATTCCCTCCTAAAGTCAAGATTGTTGCAGCTTCAACAGGATGTAAATTAGTCATGCCTTGAATTTCAGCAACATGCACAACAGCTAAATATAATTTACTGAAGAGCTGGTGTTTGTTGCATATATGAAGGCAAGTGATCAAACTTAATGATCCTGAAGTCAAAACAAATGCTTGGACTGAAATGATTGGAAATATTCCCTGGTTCATGTTGCCTGGCTCCCAGCATCTTGGTCCCTCTGTCCCTTGCTGCTGGACTCTTAGCCTCACCACTGGCTGGTGGTGATTTtagtggtgagggagggagggttactgCCACAGTCGGCGTGGGGGCTGGTGAACCGTGGAGTTTGAACCACAGTCAATGTAGCGATAGGCTTCCAGGGTATTCTGGGCCGTGCGCATCATGTAGGAGGTTTTCACAGATGTCCTGGGAACGAAGAACACAGTTATGATTAAAAACTTTGAAATATACGACAAAATGGCAAGAGGTAGAGATGGAAGTGATACGGTTTCACAGTTACGAGGTAGGATATACTTACTGCATGATAACCAAGATATTGTGAACCTTGATGCTAGCCATGGTGCAGAAGGCACTGGAGGGTGGAAAGAGTGGTTAGAACCTCTTCACAATCACAAATagaactttacccctacctacatgtgcaaATTACcttaactaacctgtacccccacacatttactcagtaccagtaccccctgtatatagcctcgttattgtgatcatttttttaaactttcgtttatttagtaaatattttattaactcttttcttaaaactgcattgttggttaattaaaAACGtattcgggatcggtgtcccatCCACGGGATGGATGAGCTAATGTGATTAggatgaggttgtaagtaacaagaacatttcccaggacatagacatatctgatattggcagaaggcttaaattcttgttaatctaactgcactgcccaatttacagtagctattacagtgaaaaataCCATGCTAATATTTGaggagtgcacaattttgaacttGAAGTTATTAACAAACAAATCACACACATTTgtgcagtcttgatacaacattttgaacaggaATGCAATGGTTCATAGGATCAGTCACACAAAAAAAAGCACATACACTGTTGCATTCTAGTGGACAAAATcttggaataatacattatggcctcttgcatttcaaagatgttacaacaaaaatacaaaataacgttTTCTTTtatcagatctattgtgttatattctctgacattcctttcacatttccacaaacttcaaagtttttcctttcaaatggtaccaagaatatgcatatcatgagctacaggcagttagatttgggtatgtcattttagggggatttttctttttttaaaggggtggatccttaagaggttttaagggcttgtaagtaagatctacaccggttgtatttggcgcatgtgacaaataacatttgatataTTAACAATTACAGAACTTGAAACAAAAACAACTAAATATAGGTCTTTACAGGTCCATTTAACTTACTAAACATAAGAGGTGCTTCCACTGATCTGAACGCTGACTGTGAAGTTCACctgtagtaaaaaaataaaataaaaagttttgAAATAGTCAAGACTAGAAGTCAAATGAAATTTTGGCAGGAAATGCAAACAAGACTTATACTTGAAGCAAGTAACGTATACAAGTCAATCATTAAACTACATGTAACATGGAGTGAATGTGTCCCAAGTTATGGTTCACTGCGTCTAAGTCTGCAGCAGGCCCTACCTGTGTCTGGCTCAGGGGCTGGATGGTGATGACGTTATCTAGCTGCATGGTGCCTATGACTGTTTTCATATAGAGAACCTGGCAGCTTAGACTATCAACCATCACTGTGAAGAAGTTTGAGTTGGTGAAGTTCAAGGAGCTCTGACAAATAGATAGGACCAGGGAAAATGAACAGTCAGCAGAACACACCATAAACAGCAGGCACAGTCAAATGACCATCTATCTCCAACTAACAGAGTACATCCTCACGCGATTTCCTGACTTACTGTCATATTTATGAGGACTTTAGTGTTGACGTGATCAAACTGCACGGTGACAGAGCGTATACCATCATCCTCCACCATGACAGAGCGAGGAAAGAGGAAGAAGACCACCAGCGAGGAAGCCAGGAGACATAGCACCGCAGAGAGGACCACATACAGCTTCCTGTCAAACACAGCACTTACCGTTTACTTTGACAATCAATGTTACCCAAAAACAAACTGTGAACCAACTAAAAATGACAGAATGTGATGGTTATGTACAGTTGAAggtgaagtttacatacaccttagccaaatacatttaaactcagtttcacaatttctgacatttaatcctagtaaaaatcccgtcttaaggttagttaggatcaccattgtATTTTAacaaagtgaaatgtcagaataataggagagagaatgacttatttcagcttttatttctttcatcacattcccagtgagtcagaagtttacatagactcaattaatatttggtagcattgccttcaaattgtttaacttgggtcaaacattttgagtaaccttccacaagattcacacaataaattgggtgaattgtggcccattcctcctgacagagctgatgtaaccgagtcaggtttgtaggcctccttgctcgcacaggctttttcaaatgttctataggtttgaggtcagggctttgtgatggccactccaataccttgactttgttttttTCACAAccttggaagtgtgcttggggtcattgtccatttggaagacaagacccatttgcgaccaagctttaacttcctgactgatgtcttgcgatgttgcttcaatatatccacataaattttcctgccttatgatgccatctattttgtgaagtgcaccagtccctcctgcagcaacgccacctccacaacatgctgccacccctgtgcttcacggttgggattcttcgacttgcaagcctccctctttttcctccaagcataacaatggtcattatggccaaacagttctattgttatttcaacagaccagaggacatttctccaaaaagtacaatctttgtccccatgtgcagttgcaaattgtAGTGTGCctgtatggcggttttggagcagtggcttcttccgtgctgagcggccattcagattatgtcgatataagactcgttttactgtggatatagatactttgtacctgtttcctccagcattttcacaagctcctttgctgttgttctgagattgatttgcacttttctctctaggagagagaacacgtctccttcctgagtggtacgacctctgcgtggtcccatggtgtttatacttgcgtactatcgtttgtacagatgaacttggtaccttcaggcgtttggaaattgctcccaaggatgaaccagacgtgtgaaggtctacaatttgttttctgaggtcttggctgatttccctatgatgtcaagcaaatatggactgagtttgaaggtaggccttgaaatatatccacaagtacaactccaattgattcaaattatgtcaattagcttatcagaagcttctaaagccatgacatcattttctggaattttgcaagctgtttaaaggcacagtcaacttagtgtttgaaaacttctgacccactggaattgtgatgcagtgaaataatctgtctaaacaattgttggaaaaattcatTGTGACATGCAtaataaagtagatgtcctaaccaacttgcccaaactatagtttgttaacaagacatttgtagagtggttgaaaaatgagttttaatgactccaatctaagtgtatgaaaacttctgacttcaactgtatgtgaccgATCCAGATATAAACCGGTGAGAAAAATGAGTTAGCTGTAAAACGTACGTTCTCTGGGGCCGAAGTCTCTGGTCGTTGTAGGGAACCAGAGCCACAAGCTCATTGACCTGCTCTGAAAGACAATGACCACAGAAGAGGGACAAGTCAAATAGGAGAACACCATCATAATGATCCCTACCACATCAGTACAGCAATCAATGCCCAGCAGGACAGGAATCCAGACAGGAAATGCCTCACCTGAGGGGATGTGGCCAGTGCCTTGGCATGTTGGACAGGTAATACTGTCCCTGCCAGTAAACTCTACATAAGGGAACCGAGCaatgtcctcctgtctgtccagtCCATCCAGCGAGTCATCATCATCCCCCGTCTGCCACCCTGTCCCAACCTCCGGGACGAGCAGAAGACTGCTGTCGCTTTCGCTTCGGGACCATTGAGTGCCCATGAGCTGGCTGGCAGATAATCAAGCCAGCCTTTTTTCAAAGGACAGACCCTAGGGCACAGCAAAAATAAAAGTTGAGTAAAGGGCAGGACTTATTTAGGCTAATAATCAACGTTTGGCAATGGTATTTAAAATGATTAGCCTACAGCAAATGGGTTGCCTCCCACAATGTAAACAATGTTCCAGTTGTTGCCCTACAGTAGGTCTGGGATTTACAGACTAGACAGACGTTGGCCAGTACGCCAGGCCTCAAAGCACATAATGTCCCAGgcactactactataccctgtaGCACAGATATGGCAATCGGAATAAATGGCGAAGGGCGTGGCCTCTTAATGTCAAACGTGGAAGTATGTGGATAGGCATGAACAATGAccataaaaatgtaaaaacatagCTATGAACACTGACAAAAtacaatagctagctagctacacattgGCTAGTAAAGTATTATGTCCAACAAAAACAAAACTATCAGTTACTTAGTCGAATCAAAGCACAATAAAAACAGCAAGCTTCGTGCCACTGCGGTCGAGAATGTTTGAAGCTATCTTGCTAGCGGTAAAGTTACGTAAGGTAagcagctagctaacttagctatcGAGCTGTTAGTTAGCAAGCaaagttaactagctagctgtcaACGTTGACCAAGGTGCACAACCTGCACTCGGCTTGCGTCTTCAGACATAATAGTTGTCTTACCTTTATATATTTGGTTGACGATATTTCTAAGAACATTCAGGCAAGGCTATCAAGTCATTGATCGTgttgttttgccagcagctcgtgACACTCACTTTGCAGTTCCTTCTTGtgcaggggtgtattcattccgcagATTATGTTGCAAagcgtttcttaaacggaagcaaactgaACTAAACGGGGCGGGagctacctgaatttgtccaatagttTTAGTTACAAAACTGAACTTTTTGAGACTGTGAGGATTAATGTTTACACCCCGGTTGTTGATGGGCTTGCAATTGGTTTAATTCTAGTTGGCGCTTGAAAATCTTCTTAAGGGTACAGTGCAAATCAGGATTTACGCCTACAGTTTTTTATTTTGGAAGAAGTTTGCGAAGTTTCCGTTTTGCACATCCCTACATAAAAATAATATTGAAATAAAGTAATGTACACaaccggtcaaaggttttagaacacctactcattcaatggtttttctttagtttattaagagtgtgcaaacctgtcaaaggcaaagggtggctatttgaggaatctcaaatatataatatattttaagCTGTTTAaaacttgtttggttactacattactccatatgtgttatttcatagttgtgatgtcttcactattattctacaatgtagaaaatagtaaaactaaagaaaaacccttgaatgagtaggtgtgtccaaacttttgactggtactgaatatcACAGGAGGtaggtggcaccttaattgggtgaacaggcttgtggtaatggctggagtagaataagtggaatggtatcagatCCATACCATTTGTTCCCTTCTGTACGTTCTTGTGGTCTGttttcccctcagcagcctcctgtgatgtaTATCCATAGATAAATGTAGAGAGAAAGTGCATGATCCTTGGAAAATAAAGTATATTAAAGGCAACACATACAGTATCCAACTagtatttactgttttattctGATATTATAGTTAGAGTAATGTGGTACATCTTCAACATGTGTGTTGCATAAAGGTTTCACCATAGTAGGTTTGGTTTCCTTCTTGCAGAACTCGGCTAGGCGAAGTGAACATCTGCGCTCTTATACTCCCTTAAAATATATTAGCTTGAAAAAACGAAGAAAAAGCGGCATTCCTGTTTGCCCATCTTGAGACGACATAGCAACAAGTAAACTTCCTCAAAACACTGGGAAGCATAAGGTAAACCTTACTGTTTCAACTGGGAAGCATGCTGTAAAAGCTTACCATGTGCTTCCCAGTGGAAACAGTTTGTGTGAACTGTTTCCACTGTATGCTTTGGATTTTTGTTCATTTTGGTGTTCGGCAGTGTTTTTTTCAGCTGTTgacacacatcaaatcaaatcaaatcaaatccaattttatttgtcacatacacatggttagcagatgttaatgcgagtgtagcgaaatgcttgtgcttctagttccgacaatgcagtgataaccaacaagtaatctaactaacaattccaaaactactgtcttatacacagtgtaaggggataaggaacatgtacataaggatatatgaatgagtgatggtacagagcagcatacagtagatggtatcgagtacagtatatacatatgagatgagtgtgtagacaaagtaaacaaagtggcatagttaaagtggctagtgatacatgtgttacataaggatgcagtcgatgttgtagagtacagtatatacatatgcatatgagatgaataatgtagggtaagtaacattatataaggtagcattgtttaaagtggcattTTGTTATCTTCAGGTTTGTCGAAGTTCAGTTGCCAAAGTCTACCCCCCTTCAccagtgattggtcaacagtaggaatccCTGAATTAAGTGCTTGTTGTCTTTCAATGACAGACAACTAGTTTTCATGCAAATACTGCACCAACATCTTGGTTAGATGTAACATTTTGCCACAAAGATCTCCTAGACAAAATGTCTAAATTAATTACATATTTATTGAGTTGTCTTACTTCatactattttgaggaagtgtactgGCTACGGCATCTCAACAGGGACAAACATTTACATTgccatttttttcttcatttgtcAAACAAAGgtattttaagggagtatgcgagcacagACTTCGCCTAGCCGAGTTCTGCTATGAGCAAAACAAAGCTGTGTATCCAGACACCTTAAGCATTATAGTCCACTCCTCTTCATGTGTATGTCATGTTCAGCTCCTGTGTTCTCAGTAAAGGGGCTGTGTCATCACTGAGGAGAAATGTTACTGGAAATGAGTGAAATTAAGAAAAGGTTTTTCAACAGATTTCAGCTTGGTGTGATGAATGCATGGCTGTATTGTTGTTCTTATGGGGAAATCCCCACAAGAATAGGAAACACACATTTTGGGACATTTTGtttgtccccacaaggtcaaatgctttttctagggggtttaaggttaaggttagaattagtgttagggttagaattaggtttagggttaggagctagggttagggttttggattaaggttaggggaaaagtacaggttaggattaggtttagaggttagggaaaatacgattttgaatgggactgaattgtgtgtccgaACAAGGTTAGCTgtgcaagactgtgtgtgtgtatgtgtgtgtgtgtaggcctactgCTTCCTCATTCACATCTCCTGATGCATTGAGTCTCATCCACAGCTCTACATTCTCCCTCTGCagaactttattttttttaaaggtacagAAATGAAGTAGAAAATATTGAATTGTAAAATACACCATATAAAACAAGCAGTTGACACAAACTACAAAACTGTTATTAGTTTTAAACCAACTAAGTCTCTTTAATCTAATCTTGTGACTCAGCGCCTCCACAGTCAGATGCAGCCGTTCTCCTCTGAGACTCCTCTCTCTACGAAACGCATCTGCGATAATGAATACCAGCAGGTGAAAACTGGGGAGAGGAGCAAGGAAATAAAAAAGATAAGAGATCTACAATCTAAATCCCATAGATGCTTTTAGTGATGTGCCCTGAAATCAGGAATGAAATATTTCCCTGTACTCACAAATGTCTAGCTCTGGAACAGGTAACATTGGTACATGTCTGCAGCTGGGTGTTTAAACACAAAGCCAAAGACTTTGGGTGGAGTCGGGGAGGACGGCACAGTCCTTGATTTCAACGTCCACGGATTTACCGGTCCGaaacaaatctgaaccaatcacagACGTCCGATCCAGCCTATATTTGTCCCAAATATAGACATTCCGATTTAGTCCTCGATTTAGCCCAAACATAGACATCTAGAATTGGTTCAGAtttctatgtttcacaagtttggacagcacaaTACAGTAGAGCACAGCCCATTACAATACACAGTACAGAAAattagagtatagtacagtagagtccagtacagGACAATGCAGTGGAGCACACTAGCCTACAGTAAAGAAAAGTGTACTATAATGTATCttactttactctactgtactctactgaagtcaactgtactctactgaagcAAAACTGTACTCCACTGTACTCTACTTAATTAACTATTCTATACTGTACCGTACTGTCCTTTACTGAATAAAACTGAACTGTCCTGTAGTGTACTCttctgtgttctactgtactgtgatgttcaaacttgtgaaacatagccTTTAACGTCTATGATTCGTTCAGATTTGGATCTGGTCTGCACCAACCAAATTTTACTTGTTTGGGGGCAGAGCTCATTAATAGCCAGCATGCTTTGCAAGTGTTTGTTTTTACGTTTACATGTTGGTCATTCAGCAGCCACTCTTATCcagtgacttacagtcagtgcattcaactaaggatAGATAAACGAG includes these proteins:
- the tmem106c gene encoding transmembrane protein 106C, translated to MGTQWSRSESDSSLLLVPEVGTGWQTGDDDDSLDGLDRQEDIARFPYVEFTGRDSITCPTCQGTGHIPSEQVNELVALVPYNDQRLRPQRTKLYVVLSAVLCLLASSLVVFFLFPRSVMVEDDGIRSVTVQFDHVNTKVLINMTSSLNFTNSNFFTVMVDSLSCQVLYMKTVIGTMQLDNVITIQPLSQTQVNFTVSVQISGSTSYVYAFCTMASIKVHNILVIMQTSVKTSYMMRTAQNTLEAYRYIDCGSNSTVHQPPRRLWQ